AAATGCATCCAACACAAGCTATAAAAACATTACTTAATTCCAAGATTTTGAAAACCtagttattgttgtgtttttaaaaaaaacactagaACTGCAGGAAAAAATTacctcttttctttgttttttgttttgctgcaaCTCAGGCTCACAGAGGTTTTACAGGCTTAACACTGTGTGGGTCTTTGATGGCTATTTCCATTGAAAGAGGACAGTAATTTACATAAAATGTctttcctttgagtaataaaagtAAGCGTTGCCCATGCTATCTGCAGTTATTAGTGTTCAGTGACAGACTgacatgagaagaaaagcaaCATTTCTATGCTTCAGTTACTCCGTTTGACCTGAGTTCACTCACACAGATTGGTGTGCCAGGCGACACAATGGATGTAGGATTACATGCTTTATAAGTTTCCAACtgactaaaaaagaaagaaaagagagaagtaGTGATTGAGGTCATACGTTCTGACTTTCCAGCCTTGCCCAGAAAATAACTGAGAAAGAAAGGGGGCTAAATgggtaaaaagaaagaaaacaccttTCGAAAGAGCCATCATCATGTGCTGCAGCTGCTTCTTGATTAAGGGATTTGCATTGTCGCTTTTCCCACACATGCCTCCGAAGTCTGGGGTTCTCATGCAGTCTCTGGAGTCTcatttgctctctctctctcaactgTATCTCATCGTTGCCTAGCTGCTCTGTTTGCCTGTAGCTGTTTACACCCTCATTCAGTTTGCACTTGCAGCTGTATCCATCCTCACTGTATCCAGGGATGCAATTTACTGTGTCTGCTCCACACATTGGGGATATAACTTACAACAAAATGCAGTGTTTATGTCGCAAGCATTAACTTGAAACTCTTCCATTTTGAGGGAAAAACAGTGCAAGTTGACTTCTGAGGCTGGGTGGGTCAAGCCAAATATATCACAATAAACCGCATCTGATTAACCTCATTcagacatgattttttttttatttgaatctctatttttttcaattctGTGTTGGAACACTAAATAATGACATCTGAactcatttgatttttttttttgactcagAAGTTTGCATCAGCGTGTAAAAAAAGTCTTCCTGTTATGAGGTGGTGGATGTacgacccaaatgcaggagaccaaggaggcaggagttccaaaaaatgtgatttattacagtacggaccagcagagagcaagagaaagacaagataagacttaaacttaaacttaacttaaacacaaggggattcaaaataaaacaggaattaaataccaaaactgtgacACTTCCCCTCATGTTTGATACAGCTGGTATTTATGGATATTCAATGGCTACAACAATACTAATCTTTTGTTAAATTTGATTGCATGTCGATGATAGAGACTTCGGAAATTCAAGTACAAAGTGCATACGATACAGTTTCATGCAATACTGAAAGTTGGTGGCTTGACTCTTGGACTCAATGTCCACATTTCAAAATATCCTTGGCAAGACATTGAATCCCAGATTACCTCCGATCACCTCTGATTGTGTTTGAAAACGTCAAGTAGGATGTTGCATCGCAGTGCAATGACTTTCTGTCCAAATGACAACTAATTACAGAAAACTGGTGACAattttataaaagaaaatacagttcCATGTTTTACCTTTTCAGAGAGATTTCCAGACTTAGACTTCAGAGACTTATACAGAACAGATTGTGTGAATGAAGTTTATACAGTAGCttaaaaaacactttcagtggTCAGCAAGATTAGAAAAGTGCTGTTTAATAATTGAATATCGTCCATTTACATAATTATACATTTTGTGTTATGGAGTTAAATTATATCAGGATTATAATTAGGGTCATACATAAATTTGCATCCATTTCCAGAAAATAAATCTGATCATTTCATGAAATTATGTCAAAAACCTCTTACTGCATTTTCATCATTGTTATCAGGGCAACTTTTGGCTACAACAATACAAAACAGCATTGTGTGGTTGTTAAGGGATGTATTTTCTAGCCTAACTTCCAAATATATCAACTATACAACTACAAATAGTTTTAACATTGTTTCCTTCATTTGGAGTTAAATTAGTGTACCACCCAAAATAAATAACCAGTAGAACATCAACAATTTGCAGCATCCCCAAATAAAGTGAAAGTAACTTAGGTTCACTTGCCACACAATTGGACTTTACCGGTATAATAAAAGAAGCCTGCATGCGTCGTTAATACACACACCGATTACCATCAGGATCAAAGTTCTACACTGGTACTTTTCATTTTATGGCCTTTATACAAAGAGCTCTAATCATTAACTGTCTATTCTGAGTTGACATTTCTTCATTGTACAGTAATGTTATTTGTGAGACAGTGCTGCCATTAAATAGTCATTCTGACATTAAGGGTTTCCTTTCTGTCTAAAATGACAACATGGACAAAACAAAATCTTTTGAACTTTACACACATGCCTTaagtactttaaaaaaaatacataacgCTATCCAAAGGcttgctgttgtcagtgactcTAACGACTTCAATGTGTTTGACCTGTTGTCTAAGTTGTCTCAGTTCTGAGACAGAACACAACACGTATAGAGTAGATGGTGTCCAGCGTGTAAACGATGAAGTTGAAGATTGTCATGAAGGTGACCAGAACTAGTTCATcccataaacagagttttccaCAGTTAACTGGTCTCTTGTTGCCTTGGAAACTATAGAGCGGCCACATCACCATGGCTGTCATATACATCACTGCTGCCACAACGTTATGGATGGTTGCCAGCTTGTCGAAGGAGAATGGAAAATAAGAGGTCACTTGTGCCAGGGTTAGTACAATCATGACGACAGTTGAGATAAAACACACAGAGTACACGGCCACGCACCACTGCAGTTCTGGAAAGTGTGCGTACTGAGATTCCTTTAGGGATGTGAAGATGAGACAAGCGACAAAGGTCTCCAGTATCTTCAATATGCCTGGTACCGTGGACAGGAAGCCACTGCTCTGCCCACTTGGACGAAGGCGCGTTAAGACAACTTCACCCACATACAGTCCGAAACAAATCCAGGATACCACAGAGGCTGCTATTTGCCGATGACAGGCCGGGCAGGTAAAAAATATGGGGTAGATGATGGAGGCAGACATGCACATTAGGCTCGCAAGTATAGCAAAAGCAGCGGTGAAGTCATCCCAGGCAAAAGGCAATTTGGCGTTGACTGTTGTGAACTCCAGGATGAGAGTAAGAAGCGTGAAGAAGAAGCAAAAAAACCAAGTGAACATGCACCACGCCCAGTATGAAGAGGAAGAATGTCCCACTGTTGCCACCAGGATAAAACACGTAAGAGTGAGAACAGATGTTATTATTCGTATGATCCCTATGGGCTGGGTGATGGCTCGAAGATCCACGTAGCGTCCCATAGTTGGAAGGAGTATTTttccaccccaaaaaaaaacaaagtattGTTGTGTTTCCACAGTAAGGCCTTAAATTTCCAGCCAGATGCTACTTGAGAAATCCATGTAAGAAAAAAGTCCAACTGGTTGTGCTTTGAATCTGAAGCTGGGTGTGGCGTAGATCTGTGATCTTTATGGCTGCTGTTCCAGCGTGTTGATTGGATACAGGATGATTGTTATCAAATTCACCTCCTTAAGCTCACTGGACTCTGGTCCTTGTCACAATTTCGGTTCAGGGACACAACCCACGCAGAGTCGGCAAATACATTTGTCTTATTCTATGTACACTTaatctttttctgtctttacaCCAGGACCGGCTCTCAGGTGTCATTTAGTGAAATAATAACAGGTATTGCCTCTGAAGGTAATCATTATCTTTTATAATCACACAAAATTTGACTTCACAATACGATAAACCTTAATGTGATGCCGGACTGTAATTGTCAAGTCCCTGCTATGGCAGTTCATTATCTGTGACTTACTAAAAACAGTAACCACATATTTTGGTTTTGGACTCTATGGTTCAGTCTAATCAATTTATATTATTGCCAACCCTTATTCAATATATTTTTCTGCTTTAAGATACTTGATTAAGGTCTTACGCTGAAATCTAGCTTTCCAGCTGAAACCAAGATGTTGAAGAATTCTTGAAACCATCACCAGTGATGTGAATAGGTTCCATGTAAAGAATACAAAATATAATAAACACCAGGTTATTCATGTTAATTAACACCCAATCCATGAatataaaatgcatatatatatatatatatatatatatatatatatatatatatatatattaccatTATACACTGCTCCACATTGATTTcccagaaatatatatatatatatgtatatataacatatattggACACATGTGTGTTCAAATGAAACAGGGGACTTCCttggaaaacattttttcaagGCATTTGATGGAATACACTAGAAGTATAACAAATTTACTGTGACAATAAACCCCAATACTAACTGTTTTGTTCCAAAGTTGATCCTGATGAGTTAATTGAGTTATTTTGGACGTGAGTAGAGGGTTGCATGGACAGTTTTTAGAAAGCAGAGAATACACAAGCATAAAATAACAAGTGGGAAAAAAATGGATAACTACAAAGAATGTAATGTGTTTGAGAGTTTTTGTTCAtaccatttttttaaattgtctttTAATCTCTTTAAATAATTATAGATTAACAAATTGCTGTCGTGCAATTGTCAACTTCCTCCCAAAAATCTTGTTGGAAGATAACTTGGTTCCCTCTTGTGGATTAGAAAAACACTTCATCATATCGTGCCTCGTGTGAGCTCTATCCGGCTGCCACTTCAGTATTTCCAGTATGAGAACACTTCTCACACCGAGAGTCTCCTGCTGTCTGGTACATGTGTGAGCGCGATCGCTGACGATTCTCAGACCAATTACTCTGGACAATGTGCCTGGTTTTTGTGTGAAAAAGGCTAATTTGTGTTAGAGTTTGTAGTTTCACACTACAGAGTGTGGAAATACCAGGAGAGGAAAGGTTAGTGGCACAATATTAAAAACCTACAGGTGTGTATGAGTCGGGGGTGGCGATGTGAGAATAGGACTAAGCTTAGAAATTTTCTAAATAATGCTTTGAAGATGGTAGTTTATCAGTAAAACATACACAGGGAGTAAATATACACAGTAAATGgctttctcttgttttttttcatgatcGTTGATTTTCATGTAAAATCTGAATGTTTAGTTATAAATGAAGGCTGTTCCACCTTGTAGAGAGGCCGTCACCCCCTGCACAGATCACAAGTCCATCAAAGGTCCTGTGTTCAGAGCCTGCTTTGAAATGTGTCCTGAGAAATCTTCTCACAAGCGGCCAGTGATTTAGCGCCCGTGTTCACACCTTGCATTAAAATATGTACCCAAATGCATCTTGATTGATTGGATCTGACCTTCCCGCTGTTTATGCAAATAAACACATATCCTTTTTGCTTGCAAACTCCAAAtgtgttgttatttttatttccagCCAGTGTAATTAGGAGACTttctcagaaaaataaaaactggaaatgacaagataaataaatcaaatataatTTCGTCAAACTTTATTCATTATATTGTACATTCAACAAAAATCAGGGTGAATAGGCCTACAATAAAAGGAGACATCTGGCACAAACATGAAGTGAGAAGCTTTATTGAGGTCATTTGTCTACAACACAACAGTAAGTCATTAGGCATTCTCTGAATCTGTACCAGGATGCTTTGTTTGAACATAATCTTGATACAAGTGTCCCAGAGTAACTTCAAATGCATCTCGAGTGACGGGACTGGAATCAGTCCTGGAACACCTTCAGACCTTGGTTGTTATGTTAGCCACTGAGAAACATTTTAATGTGAGGTCTAATTGTGGTCAAAGAGACAAACAACATTGCACATTCACACTTATGGTCAGTTTAAAGTCACCTAACATGCACGTTTTTGGAATAccttgaaaaaaaacacatacacacataaaaGACGCAAACGCACTATAGAGAGAGATCCCCGCCCCAGATTCAAACTGGACCCTTGTTACGGTGTGGCAGTAGTACTAACCACCCCCCCTCTGCTGTCTCAAAGACATCGTTGAACGGTGAATGCAAATAAACAAGTCCAGACATCCTGCATCGGTTAAAATGACATAATCTGAACATATTCAAGAGCAAATATTTATGTGAATAAACACTGAGGAATCCCCCACTGTTAATTCACCACTCTGTGATCACACCATCGGCCTTTTTAACAGTGCCtactaaaaagaaaagaaaagaaaaagaatcaataaaaagagaaaaatgtgcaTTTCATGCTTTTTATACTTTGACACAACTTTGCAGACATTTTCCAATAAGATCATGAAATGAAACACTTAAATCaagcttaaaaaataaaaataaaatcaagcttcattcattctgacacaATTGTAATTTGTCTCTGAGGCACTAAAAAAAAGCTCCACTATTGTCATGTGCACAacacttttattacattttatttcaagCTGACACGGGGGGCCAGGAGGGATTTTCACATACCGACATTGTAACTGATTTATTCAACCATAGTGCATCGTAATAACTGCTGTACTGAAATAACAGAAGTGATAAGGAAGACATGTAAATCAGAGAGGGGCAGAAAGGGGAAGAAGATTTTATTTGTGGATGCAAGTAAAATATGGGATACTCCCACTTTATCTTGCTTTCAAATTAAGCAAAATCACCACAGAAAGTTCTTCATATTCAGATCAAATCAGCAAACAGGACATGCTTATGTTGCTCATGGTTATGTTCCAATGAAAACTAGTCTGAAAGAATAAACCGTATCCGCGATATAAGCCCCAAGGTTAACACTGGTCAGGAAAGTGACAACGACTAGCAAGTTCCATGGACAATGTCTAATGCTTGGACAGTATGGTCTGGGTTCCTTAAAGCTGTACAGTGGCCAGATGATCAACGCTGTGAAGTACATCAGCACTGCCAGCACATTGCACACAATCAGGACTTGTTTAGGGAAGATAAACAGCAGGCGGCCAATGGTACAAATAATTACaaggagggaaaaaataaaacaaatggagTAGACCGCAACGCACCACTGGAGCCCTGGATATAATGAGTAACGGAGGTAGGACACACAGGTGAAGATGATGCATGCCACAAAGGCCTCCAGAACCTTGAGAAGGCCGGGTACTGTTGAAAGAAATCCACTGATCTCACCCTCTTTGGCCCTCGTCAGTCCAACCTCAACAGCATACAGGatgaaggtgagaaaggaagTAATGCTGGCGCCGATTTGTACGCCGCAGGAAGAACAAGTGAATAAAACAGAGTAGATGATGGATGCTGTAAACACCTGCatgaaaaaaagagtgaaaaaaagaaaagaaaattatgcttTCCAGTACAGTCATGACAAATGAACCAAGCATCTATATCTATAAATGGAAGAATGGTGATGGGAAATCCTCCTAACATTACAAAAATATGAATGATTATTTCTGGCAAACATATCATTTGCTGTAGTCTTTCCCCAATAAAAACTGTGTTGGGAACTGCATCATTTATGTAGCCTCCAACACTTACCAGCATGTGCATTTTTATGCATTAGAAAATACATGACTGAACTTCTCATCATCACACTAAATTAGTTACAACTGTTCCACAGCAAAAAATAGATATTGTCAATGGCAACAATGTCCAGTGACAGTGGCTCGTCATCAATGTTCTTAAAACTTGTCGAATATTTGTagaaaattatgaataagagcaaaatgaaataaatgccACACACCATTAGGGTCGCCAACATGGCAAAGGCTGTGGTGAAATCCTCCCAGGATATGGGTAACTTTGAGCTGAGACTTGTGAATTCCaggaaaataatctgcaaggtgACGCAGAAGCAGAAGCACCAGCTGAATATGCACCATATCCAGAAAGAGTCTGTTGTGGTACCCACTGAAAACACTAAGCCGAAGGAGACACAGGTGAAGACAACCTCTAGTATCCGCACAATGCCCACGGGCACCGTCAGTGTCTTGACGTCCAGAGTAACCATCCTGCGGTCAGTTTAATGTGGTTCAATGTAGCTCCTTTAACTTCATAAAACCCCTTCTCCTCTGCAGCTCGTCTCCTCTGCCGTTGCTGATTTTGATAATATTTTCCAGCTGCTGCCTTTGTTAGTTATTGTCATCTGATTGCGGCCTAGGCTGGAAGTCGGCTGAAGGTGGGGCTTTTGAGCGCTCCCTTATCACCACCCTATTGGACCTTCCTCCATATGGCCAGTGAGCAAATCTTATATATGCGCAGGTGCACGGCAGAAGGACATGAAATGGGGAAGCTGTGTATGTTGTTCTCTTCCATTTGCTTATCAGGTGTGCGCGGTCAATAAAGGAATTCAACCTGATATAGAAGTTACTATAATAGGAactttttaatgtaataattaaacATAACCTTATTAAATCATTATAACAGGAACTGATCCTTAAAAGAAACAGGACTCATGCCTCTCCCTTCACCTTACTGCTCTTTGCCAACTTGACCTGTAAATAATTTCAACCATAAATGTTCCAAGTTGTGTAAGAGGAACCACACCTTGACATTGGAGTAGAGA
This window of the Cololabis saira isolate AMF1-May2022 chromosome 21, fColSai1.1, whole genome shotgun sequence genome carries:
- the LOC133421728 gene encoding myeloid-associated differentiation marker-like, yielding MGRYVDLRAITQPIGIIRIITSVLTLTCFILVATVGHSSSSYWAWCMFTWFFCFFFTLLTLILEFTTVNAKLPFAWDDFTAAFAILASLMCMSASIIYPIFFTCPACHRQIAASVVSWICFGLYVGEVVLTRLRPSGQSSGFLSTVPGILKILETFVACLIFTSLKESQYAHFPELQWCVAVYSVCFISTVVMIVLTLAQVTSYFPFSFDKLATIHNVVAAVMYMTAMVMWPLYSFQGNKRPVNCGKLCLWDELVLVTFMTIFNFIVYTLDTIYSIRVVFCLRTETT
- the LOC133422438 gene encoding myeloid-associated differentiation marker homolog, whose protein sequence is MVTLDVKTLTVPVGIVRILEVVFTCVSFGLVFSVGTTTDSFWIWCIFSWCFCFCVTLQIIFLEFTSLSSKLPISWEDFTTAFAMLATLMVFTASIIYSVLFTCSSCGVQIGASITSFLTFILYAVEVGLTRAKEGEISGFLSTVPGLLKVLEAFVACIIFTCVSYLRYSLYPGLQWCVAVYSICFIFSLLVIICTIGRLLFIFPKQVLIVCNVLAVLMYFTALIIWPLYSFKEPRPYCPSIRHCPWNLLVVVTFLTSVNLGAYIADTVYSFRLVFIGT